The following coding sequences are from one Candidatus Hydrogenedentota bacterium window:
- a CDS encoding DUF4160 domain-containing protein: protein MPILSRFYGIAVYMYWNDHAPPHFHAKYQGDEVTVEILTGDITGSMSRRALAMIEEWRVLHQNELEENWERSTNKRALLGIAPLE, encoded by the coding sequence TTGCCAATCTTGAGCCGCTTCTACGGTATCGCAGTTTATATGTATTGGAACGATCATGCGCCGCCGCATTTTCATGCGAAGTATCAGGGCGACGAGGTTACCGTCGAGATTCTGACGGGAGATATTACGGGCAGCATGTCACGTAGAGCCTTGGCTATGATTGAAGAGTGGCGGGTTTTACACCAAAACGAGCTGGAAGAAAACTGGGAGCGGTCAACCAACAAGCGAGCGCTTCTCGGCATTGCGCCATTGGAGTAA
- a CDS encoding DUF839 domain-containing protein: MSQKLIHSRRNFLKQAAAVSLGFGGLESLFQRTAFAGVPAEDIPVGFGPLLRDPHRIMDLPEGFTYRVVSWVGDSMDDGLLVPGDSDGMAAFPGPDGLTVLIRNHEISPGDNKIGAFGEENERLGQLNTALLYDAGFGATPGLGGTSTVHFDTRTGEVKRQFMSLAGTARNCAGGPTPWNSWITCEETVLRAGDLCEKDHGFCFEVPASASGLVAPVPLTDMGRFNHEAIAVDPKSGCVYLTEDRPDGLLYRFIPNVPGQLAQGGRLQALMFKERPSADSRNWNQDIQVKMGENIAVQWIDIADPLSPNDDMRQVGFTAGAARFARGEGMWYGNDSIYFACTNGGPIQKGQIWRYHPSPAEGTDAEHVSPGYLQLAIESQSAGLLDNADNITVSPWGDLVVCEDGSGEQFLVGVTPEGRIYKFGRNATARNSELAGATFSPDGTTLFVNIQHDGITLAITGPWERRIA, encoded by the coding sequence ATGTCCCAGAAACTTATTCATTCCCGCCGCAATTTTCTCAAGCAGGCGGCCGCCGTTTCCCTCGGCTTTGGCGGGCTGGAAAGCCTGTTCCAGCGCACTGCCTTTGCTGGTGTGCCCGCTGAGGATATCCCCGTCGGCTTCGGGCCACTGTTGCGCGACCCACACCGGATCATGGACCTGCCCGAAGGCTTTACGTATCGCGTGGTGTCGTGGGTAGGTGATTCCATGGACGACGGTCTGCTGGTTCCCGGCGATTCCGATGGCATGGCGGCCTTTCCCGGCCCGGACGGGCTCACGGTGTTGATCCGCAATCACGAGATCTCGCCCGGCGACAACAAGATCGGAGCCTTCGGCGAGGAGAATGAGCGCCTCGGCCAGTTGAATACGGCCCTCCTCTACGACGCGGGCTTCGGCGCCACCCCCGGCCTCGGCGGCACGAGCACCGTCCACTTTGACACGCGCACGGGGGAAGTGAAGCGCCAGTTCATGAGCCTGGCGGGGACGGCGCGCAATTGCGCGGGTGGGCCGACGCCGTGGAACTCCTGGATTACCTGCGAAGAGACGGTGTTGCGGGCTGGTGATCTCTGCGAGAAGGATCACGGTTTCTGCTTTGAAGTGCCCGCGTCGGCGAGCGGCTTGGTGGCGCCTGTGCCTTTGACGGATATGGGCCGCTTCAATCATGAGGCGATCGCGGTGGACCCGAAGAGCGGCTGCGTATACCTGACCGAAGATCGCCCCGATGGTCTGCTTTACCGGTTCATTCCCAACGTTCCCGGACAATTGGCGCAAGGTGGTCGCCTCCAGGCGCTCATGTTCAAGGAGCGCCCCAGCGCCGATTCGCGCAACTGGAATCAGGACATCCAGGTGAAAATGGGCGAGAACATCGCCGTCCAGTGGATCGACATCGCCGATCCCCTGTCGCCGAACGACGACATGCGCCAGGTGGGATTTACCGCCGGTGCGGCCCGCTTCGCGCGCGGCGAGGGCATGTGGTACGGCAACGACTCCATCTACTTCGCCTGCACGAACGGCGGGCCGATCCAGAAGGGGCAAATCTGGCGCTATCATCCGAGTCCGGCCGAAGGCACCGACGCGGAGCACGTATCGCCGGGCTACCTGCAACTCGCCATCGAGTCCCAGAGCGCGGGGCTGCTGGACAACGCCGACAATATCACGGTGAGCCCCTGGGGCGATCTGGTGGTCTGCGAAGACGGATCGGGCGAGCAGTTTCTCGTGGGCGTGACCCCCGAGGGCCGGATCTACAAGTTCGGGCGCAACGCCACGGCACGGAATTCCGAACTGGCGGGCGCGACCTTCTCGCCGGACGGAACCACGCTTTTCGTGAACATCCAGCACGACGGCATCACCCTGGCCATCACGGGCCCGTGGGAACGTCGCATCGCATAA
- a CDS encoding prepilin-type N-terminal cleavage/methylation domain-containing protein gives MKKNNGFTLIELLVVIAIIGILAAILLPALARAREAARRASCQNNLKQLGLVFKMYANESDGEIYPNIALGGIDTATGTRAGAFDAGPFPPQIYPEYLSDPGTLLCPSTADLTTAEAAMKDASGNWCLHYGSTGFRNCARGVDTSYQYFGWLLDRNDVDDPQVAISAVPTLAMAASAYGADTTKPVPVQWAWVMNNFFATFLPYWGGAPMPLGPLAGINKDVDVSSTAPGNGSGGGNSILRLREGVERFVITDINNPGASAKGQSNIYVMFDGISIHPRAYNHIPGGSNVLYMDGHVNFIKYSPTGEQPLNEPVGTLIGIYTKF, from the coding sequence ATGAAAAAGAATAATGGTTTCACCCTGATCGAGCTGCTGGTGGTTATCGCTATCATCGGTATCCTGGCGGCCATTCTGCTGCCCGCACTGGCCCGGGCCCGGGAAGCGGCCCGCCGTGCGAGTTGCCAGAACAACCTTAAGCAGCTTGGCCTCGTGTTCAAGATGTACGCCAACGAGTCCGACGGGGAAATATACCCCAACATCGCCCTGGGCGGCATCGATACCGCGACCGGCACCCGGGCCGGTGCCTTCGACGCGGGCCCCTTCCCCCCCCAGATCTACCCCGAGTACCTGTCGGATCCCGGTACTCTTCTCTGCCCGTCCACGGCGGACCTGACGACGGCCGAGGCCGCCATGAAGGATGCCAGCGGAAACTGGTGCCTCCACTACGGCAGCACGGGCTTTCGAAACTGCGCCCGCGGCGTGGACACGAGCTATCAGTACTTCGGGTGGCTGCTGGACCGCAACGATGTGGACGATCCTCAGGTGGCCATCAGCGCCGTTCCCACCCTCGCCATGGCGGCGTCGGCCTACGGCGCGGATACGACCAAACCGGTGCCCGTCCAATGGGCCTGGGTAATGAACAACTTCTTTGCAACGTTCTTGCCGTACTGGGGTGGCGCGCCGATGCCGCTGGGTCCCCTGGCGGGGATCAACAAGGACGTCGACGTCTCCTCTACGGCGCCGGGCAACGGCTCCGGCGGCGGCAACAGCATCCTGCGCCTGCGCGAGGGCGTGGAACGCTTCGTAATTACGGACATCAACAACCCCGGCGCAAGTGCCAAAGGCCAGTCGAACATCTACGTTATGTTTGACGGCATCTCCATCCACCCCCGCGCGTACAACCACATCCCCGGTGGTTCCAATGTGCTGTACATGGACGGACACGTGAACTTTATCAAGTATTCCCCGACGGGCGAGCAGCCGCTGAATGAACCCGTGGGCACGTTGATCGGGATCTACACGAAATTCTGA
- a CDS encoding DUF2442 domain-containing protein, translating to MFLHVTEAKYLHDHTIWLRFNDGAQGEIDLGGELEGEVFGPLADLEQFRRFRVDPELNTIVWENGADFAPEFLHENMTVFA from the coding sequence ATGTTTCTGCACGTGACCGAAGCGAAATATCTGCACGACCACACGATCTGGCTGCGCTTCAATGACGGCGCGCAAGGGGAAATCGACCTCGGGGGTGAGTTGGAGGGCGAAGTCTTCGGTCCATTGGCGGATCTGGAGCAATTTCGGCGTTTCCGCGTGGACCCGGAACTGAACACCATCGTCTGGGAGAATGGGGCGGATTTTGCCCCGGAATTTCTCCATGAAAACATGACCGTTTTCGCATAA
- a CDS encoding zf-HC2 domain-containing protein, with protein sequence MSRSDEEFRVLISGYLDNELEPEVRAELEAHLEECPRCQRELDTMKRLFWGTSAAFAADDLPEETWDEFLDNVYNRLERKTGWVVFVFGVLGLAVFGAYVFVMEPWTSAVLKLMLATPVAGLAILFVSVLRQRLENLKTDRYTREIHR encoded by the coding sequence ATGAGCCGGAGCGATGAAGAATTCCGCGTGTTGATTTCCGGCTATCTGGACAACGAACTGGAGCCCGAAGTCCGGGCCGAGCTGGAGGCCCATCTGGAAGAGTGCCCAAGGTGCCAGCGGGAGCTGGACACGATGAAGCGACTCTTCTGGGGAACGTCGGCGGCCTTCGCCGCGGACGATCTGCCTGAGGAAACCTGGGACGAGTTCCTCGACAACGTATACAACCGGCTCGAACGTAAAACCGGGTGGGTGGTGTTCGTTTTCGGCGTGCTCGGCCTGGCTGTCTTCGGGGCCTACGTGTTCGTCATGGAACCGTGGACCTCAGCGGTGCTCAAGCTGATGCTTGCGACGCCAGTCGCCGGTCTGGCAATCTTGTTTGTTTCCGTGCTGCGCCAGCGGCTGGAAAACCTCAAGACTGACCGCTATACCAGGGAGATACACCGTTGA
- a CDS encoding SGNH/GDSL hydrolase family protein — protein sequence MLTRTLATALLAATSLLTATTPADEIVHEKYEWSDMWVTNADVENGAPRVLLVGDSIVRGYYGGVEKNLGEGVNCARYSTSKFLSHPDFLTELGVMIKRFHFDVIHVNNGLHGWGYTEEQYEAGVEALIAFLKKESPDSTIVWCMTTPVRDSKDLSKPDADKQARVEARNAIAAAIMKKHEIAVDDLYAVVVEDDANFSPDGVHFSEAGKEKQAKQVADVVRPLLPAAKVAP from the coding sequence ATGCTCACGCGCACCCTTGCCACCGCCCTGCTGGCCGCCACCTCGCTCCTCACAGCCACCACCCCTGCGGACGAAATCGTCCATGAAAAGTACGAGTGGAGCGATATGTGGGTGACGAATGCCGACGTGGAAAACGGCGCACCCCGGGTGCTGCTGGTGGGCGATTCCATTGTGCGGGGCTACTACGGCGGCGTGGAAAAAAATCTGGGCGAAGGCGTGAACTGTGCGCGCTATTCCACGTCGAAATTTTTGAGTCACCCGGACTTCCTCACGGAACTCGGGGTAATGATCAAACGATTCCACTTTGACGTGATCCACGTGAACAACGGTCTGCACGGCTGGGGTTACACCGAGGAACAGTATGAGGCGGGCGTGGAAGCGCTCATCGCCTTTCTGAAGAAGGAATCTCCCGACTCGACCATCGTTTGGTGCATGACGACGCCCGTGCGCGACAGCAAGGATCTCTCCAAGCCCGACGCGGACAAGCAGGCACGGGTGGAAGCGCGCAACGCCATCGCCGCCGCCATTATGAAAAAGCACGAGATCGCCGTCGATGACCTCTACGCGGTGGTGGTCGAGGACGATGCGAATTTTTCGCCGGACGGCGTTCACTTCAGCGAGGCGGGCAAAGAGAAGCAGGCGAAGCAGGTGGCCGACGTGGTCCGCCCGCTGCTGCCGGCCGCGAAGGTCGCACCATGA
- a CDS encoding TIGR00266 family protein, producing MAHEIDYRIFGDDMQAVEIELDPGEAVRAEAGAMLYMEQGIEMQTSTGGGIFGGLKRMVTGESFFITSFMHNGSGKSHVTFAAPYPGRIIPLHLAQFGGEFLCQKDAFLCAAQGIEVNVAFTKRIGAGLFGGEGFILQKLEGNGLAFVHIGGTVIEKDLAPGEKLRVDTGCVAAFQTSVDYNIQMAGGFKNALFGGEGLFLATLTGPGKVYLQTLPFSRLADRIVVASRTNKGESPGVAGIGGSVLGGLLGGDRS from the coding sequence ATGGCACACGAAATCGATTACAGAATTTTTGGCGACGACATGCAGGCGGTGGAGATCGAGCTGGATCCGGGCGAGGCGGTCCGCGCGGAAGCAGGCGCGATGCTCTACATGGAGCAGGGCATCGAAATGCAGACGTCCACGGGCGGCGGTATCTTCGGCGGACTCAAGCGCATGGTCACGGGCGAGAGCTTCTTCATCACGTCCTTCATGCACAACGGCTCGGGCAAGAGCCACGTCACCTTCGCCGCGCCCTACCCCGGCCGGATTATCCCCCTGCACCTGGCCCAATTTGGCGGCGAATTCCTCTGCCAGAAGGACGCCTTCCTCTGCGCGGCCCAGGGCATCGAGGTGAACGTGGCCTTCACCAAGCGCATCGGCGCGGGCCTCTTCGGCGGCGAGGGATTCATCCTCCAGAAACTCGAAGGCAACGGCCTCGCCTTCGTCCACATCGGCGGAACGGTCATAGAAAAAGACCTGGCCCCCGGTGAAAAACTCCGCGTGGACACCGGTTGCGTCGCCGCCTTCCAGACCAGCGTGGACTACAACATCCAGATGGCCGGTGGCTTCAAAAACGCACTCTTCGGTGGCGAAGGACTCTTCCTGGCCACCCTCACCGGCCCAGGAAAAGTCTATCTGCAGACGCTCCCCTTCTCGCGCCTGGCGGATCGCATTGTGGTGGCTTCCCGCACCAACAAAGGCGAGTCCCCCGGCGTCGCGGGCATCGGCGGCAGCGTGCTGGGCGGATTGCTCGGCGGCGACCGATCCTGA
- a CDS encoding YbjQ family protein — translation MIVATTPDVHGKRIVETLGLVRGSTVRGKHLGKDILAFLRNLVGGEIPEYSKMLAESREQALDRMMDAAERIGANAVLAVRFTTVHITPGAAEILVYGTAVRLEDV, via the coding sequence TTGATCGTCGCCACTACGCCCGATGTGCATGGCAAGAGAATTGTCGAGACCCTCGGCCTCGTCCGGGGAAGCACCGTGCGCGGCAAGCACCTCGGCAAGGATATCCTCGCATTTCTGCGCAACCTGGTGGGCGGCGAGATCCCCGAGTACTCCAAGATGCTCGCCGAATCCCGCGAACAGGCCCTGGACCGCATGATGGATGCCGCGGAGCGAATCGGCGCGAATGCCGTCCTGGCCGTCCGCTTCACCACGGTCCACATCACCCCCGGCGCGGCGGAAATCCTGGTTTACGGCACCGCCGTGCGCCTGGAAGACGTATAG
- a CDS encoding glycine hydroxymethyltransferase, with product MSHPALTAYLSKTAPESIDTGFLGYIANLAETAKVAPQISAAIVQELADQRAYLKLIASENYCSLSTQLAMGNLLTDKYAEGFAGQRFYEGCDNVDAVEAYACEQACKLFGAEHAYVQPHSGADANMIAFWAILTAKVEVPELEALGSKDPSKLSQEDWSKVRAALGNQRLLGMDYYSGGHLTHGYRRNLSAKMFDAYSYAVDPANGLLNYDAIEAQAKEIKPLILLAGYSAYPRTIDFKRMRAIADSVGAVLMVDMAHFAGLVAGGVFEGDFNPIAHAHVVTSTTHKTLRGPRGGIVLCKKEFAEYVDKGCPLVIGGPLPHVMAAKAIAFTESNKPEFKDYAKKIASNAKALAAACIDEGLTLATGGTDNHLMLIDVRTSCGLTGRQAAGALRECGITLNYNSLPNDPNGPLITSGLRIGTPATTTLGMGPDEMKEIATIIKLVISGTQAAVLTSGPNAGEPSKRLHTLDAKVRDEARGMVKALLDRFPVYPQLDLAFLQEHFGK from the coding sequence GTGTCCCATCCCGCTCTCACCGCCTATTTGTCGAAAACGGCCCCCGAATCCATCGATACCGGCTTTCTGGGCTATATCGCCAACCTTGCCGAGACGGCCAAAGTCGCCCCGCAGATTTCCGCCGCCATCGTGCAGGAACTGGCCGATCAGCGCGCCTACCTGAAGCTGATCGCCAGCGAGAACTACTGCTCACTGAGCACCCAGCTCGCCATGGGTAATCTGCTGACCGATAAATACGCCGAAGGCTTCGCCGGCCAGCGCTTCTATGAAGGCTGCGACAACGTGGACGCGGTGGAGGCCTACGCCTGCGAGCAGGCCTGCAAACTTTTCGGCGCGGAACATGCCTATGTCCAGCCCCACTCCGGCGCGGACGCGAACATGATCGCCTTCTGGGCCATTCTCACGGCGAAGGTGGAAGTGCCCGAGCTGGAAGCGCTCGGCTCGAAGGATCCTTCCAAACTCTCCCAGGAAGACTGGAGCAAGGTGCGCGCGGCCCTGGGCAATCAGCGTCTGCTGGGCATGGACTACTACTCCGGCGGCCACCTGACCCACGGCTATCGCCGCAATCTGTCCGCCAAGATGTTCGACGCCTACAGCTACGCGGTCGACCCCGCGAATGGATTGCTGAACTACGACGCGATCGAAGCCCAGGCCAAGGAAATCAAGCCCCTCATCCTCCTCGCGGGCTACAGCGCCTATCCCCGCACCATTGATTTCAAACGCATGCGCGCCATCGCCGACAGCGTGGGCGCGGTGCTCATGGTGGACATGGCCCACTTCGCGGGCCTCGTGGCGGGCGGCGTGTTTGAAGGCGACTTCAATCCCATCGCCCACGCGCACGTCGTGACTTCCACCACCCACAAGACCCTGCGCGGACCGCGCGGCGGCATCGTGCTGTGCAAGAAGGAATTCGCGGAATACGTGGACAAGGGCTGCCCCCTCGTCATCGGTGGCCCCCTCCCCCACGTCATGGCGGCCAAGGCCATCGCCTTCACCGAGTCCAACAAGCCCGAGTTCAAGGACTACGCGAAGAAGATCGCCTCCAACGCGAAGGCCCTCGCAGCCGCCTGCATTGACGAGGGCCTCACCCTCGCCACCGGCGGCACGGACAACCACCTCATGCTCATCGACGTGCGCACGAGCTGTGGTCTCACAGGACGCCAGGCGGCCGGCGCGCTCCGTGAATGCGGCATCACGCTGAACTACAACTCCCTGCCGAACGACCCCAACGGCCCCCTCATCACCAGCGGCCTCCGCATCGGCACGCCCGCGACGACCACGCTCGGCATGGGCCCGGATGAGATGAAAGAAATCGCGACGATCATCAAGTTGGTCATCAGCGGCACCCAGGCCGCAGTGCTCACCTCGGGCCCCAACGCCGGCGAACCCAGCAAGCGCCTCCACACGCTGGATGCGAAGGTGCGCGATGAAGCCCGTGGGATGGTGAAGGCGCTGCTGGATCGATTCCCGGTGTATCCGCAGTTGGATTTAGCGTTTTTGCAGGAACACTTCGGGAAGTAA
- a CDS encoding HEAT repeat domain-containing protein, whose protein sequence is MLDESHKKRLDWLRTASEHWDGFIREEAVVELADLGGPEALALLLVRVNDWVPQVRAAAAAGLNPFVTVENAALWVEALPALRRLRGCRRANHAPLLERVEALLARPECAAALEQGLLSADSRIRRYCFLIRCSASDTWDESLWAYAFYTSDVVVHRRFEQSLAKSGCLALALLRRLLGHHYAPLRRLALERLVEQYPDQSAEEFEARLFDRSSIVRRAAQRLHASQGHDPAAPYRRVLAQRDARGRPIRYALISLSELGDPGDWDLLVSYFRSTESALRLCALAGLCRLDAERAREFLLEALMDESPPVVRAAHRRLSRHRTRPLLEELELILEIAQDAHSVEAVLWLGRRLPKWDALILLLLMVDSHGGSDAALRKKVRFLLAGWVRHANYSYASPAAGQRERIATLLNRTRGELEPGLVQSIEWCIAE, encoded by the coding sequence ATGCTAGACGAATCCCACAAAAAGCGCCTTGATTGGCTCAGGACGGCGAGCGAGCACTGGGACGGGTTCATCCGTGAGGAGGCCGTGGTCGAGCTCGCCGATCTGGGTGGGCCCGAGGCGCTCGCGCTGCTTCTGGTGCGCGTCAACGACTGGGTGCCGCAGGTTCGCGCGGCCGCAGCGGCTGGGTTGAATCCGTTCGTCACGGTGGAGAACGCCGCTCTCTGGGTGGAGGCGCTGCCCGCCCTTCGGCGGCTGCGGGGATGCCGTCGCGCCAACCATGCACCGCTTCTGGAACGCGTAGAGGCTTTGCTCGCCCGTCCCGAGTGCGCCGCCGCGCTGGAGCAGGGCTTGCTGTCTGCCGATAGCCGGATTCGCCGCTATTGCTTTCTCATCCGTTGCTCTGCATCGGACACTTGGGATGAATCCCTCTGGGCCTATGCCTTTTACACCTCCGACGTGGTGGTGCACAGGCGCTTTGAGCAATCTCTCGCGAAGTCCGGTTGCCTGGCCCTGGCCTTGCTCAGGCGCCTGCTCGGTCACCACTATGCTCCTTTGCGACGACTCGCACTGGAGCGTCTGGTGGAACAGTATCCGGATCAATCCGCTGAAGAATTTGAGGCGCGACTTTTTGATCGCAGTTCCATCGTCCGGCGAGCGGCGCAACGGCTTCATGCGTCACAGGGACACGACCCGGCGGCGCCTTATCGCCGGGTCTTGGCGCAGCGTGACGCCAGGGGCCGCCCGATTCGATACGCACTAATCAGCCTTTCGGAGTTGGGCGATCCCGGTGATTGGGACTTGCTGGTTTCCTATTTCCGTTCGACCGAGAGCGCTCTGCGTTTGTGTGCGCTCGCGGGGCTGTGTCGGCTCGATGCCGAGCGCGCCCGGGAGTTTCTCCTGGAGGCCCTGATGGACGAGTCCCCACCGGTGGTGCGGGCCGCGCATCGCCGTTTAAGCCGCCACCGGACTCGACCGCTGCTTGAAGAGCTGGAACTGATTTTGGAAATCGCTCAGGACGCGCATAGCGTGGAAGCGGTGTTGTGGCTCGGTCGGCGGCTTCCCAAGTGGGACGCACTGATACTGCTTTTGCTGATGGTTGATTCACACGGCGGGTCAGATGCGGCACTGCGGAAGAAGGTGCGATTCTTGTTGGCCGGGTGGGTTCGCCATGCCAACTATTCCTATGCCTCGCCTGCGGCGGGCCAGCGTGAACGGATCGCAACGCTTTTGAATCGTACCCGTGGCGAATTGGAGCCAGGGCTTGTGCAAAGCATCGAGTGGTGCATTGCCGAATAG
- a CDS encoding DUF2330 domain-containing protein: MKIRSWCALAIGLLASLSSARSWADGGFIGKRDLYEPEQKAAIFFADGVEDLIIQAKYDGAEGDFAWLVPLPSKPEVSLADDAIFGELRDYTFARSTWLDEELFSGYRSGGFGGPGDSSDSDGVNVLERKRVGVFDVAVLEANTAEDLVRWCEGHGYKVKGKVREVLGSYVDRGWIFTVMRVDPAVQGKESAPAQEAGTIQAMRFTFSTEEAIYPLRISSINRGTTDVLVYVIADDTMIHPSLVQRHPASLYPFERLRALTGSKGHAEWRAQFDAHFDGARFTYRNVAPAELERTRAAFARWGNRTLYLTALQQSFEPEEMEEDVIFKAPERWGLDEQVKFIATGLESSHGNADSLYLRMPEAITAKLSSDLASSELNSITSWLNVMLRMALQVDGAQGTEVLISAVRQAKAAGREAVKEHLRAVWFEEGTVNPVVDQVLEEPRCEWAHKQYVTATEQTRGCHFRIDALPGAGQFADDAVLAELFRTGDPDLEVAKMLAALNTEEGTKLLFEAARGSLDQDGGQARNGRQEMALMALRHTSGPTLAGLYREIFAQHRDALNERELSSCLVGLWTLNDPRTDTLVRQMEGHCLEYQMPSAASLARNLLVNRLRTRPPVVNKGMTLADLEREMGGMGIIENRLSAGAEEVVQYGWASGTATVKGDVVVKWKPTRS, from the coding sequence ATGAAAATTCGGAGTTGGTGCGCGCTCGCCATCGGGTTACTTGCGTCGTTGTCAAGTGCCCGTTCGTGGGCCGACGGGGGATTCATCGGCAAGCGTGACCTTTACGAGCCGGAGCAGAAGGCCGCAATCTTTTTCGCCGACGGCGTGGAGGATCTCATTATCCAGGCGAAGTACGATGGCGCCGAGGGGGACTTTGCCTGGCTGGTGCCGCTGCCGTCGAAACCGGAGGTGTCGCTCGCGGATGATGCGATTTTCGGGGAGCTTCGGGACTACACGTTTGCGCGGAGCACGTGGTTGGACGAGGAGCTTTTTTCGGGATATCGGTCGGGCGGGTTCGGTGGGCCGGGCGATTCTTCGGATTCGGACGGTGTCAACGTGCTTGAGCGAAAGCGGGTGGGCGTCTTCGACGTGGCCGTGCTGGAGGCCAATACGGCGGAGGACCTCGTCCGGTGGTGCGAGGGTCATGGCTACAAGGTGAAGGGCAAGGTGCGGGAGGTACTCGGTTCGTATGTGGATCGGGGATGGATTTTCACGGTCATGCGCGTCGATCCGGCGGTGCAGGGGAAGGAGAGCGCGCCCGCACAGGAAGCCGGCACCATCCAGGCGATGCGGTTTACCTTCTCCACCGAGGAGGCCATCTATCCGCTGCGCATCTCTTCCATCAATCGGGGCACGACCGATGTGCTGGTTTATGTGATTGCCGACGACACGATGATCCACCCTTCCCTCGTGCAGCGGCATCCGGCATCGCTCTATCCCTTCGAGCGATTGCGCGCGTTGACTGGGTCGAAGGGCCACGCTGAATGGCGCGCGCAATTCGACGCCCACTTCGACGGTGCCAGGTTCACCTATCGAAATGTCGCGCCCGCCGAGTTGGAGCGGACTCGCGCCGCTTTTGCCCGATGGGGCAATCGCACGCTATATCTTACGGCGCTCCAGCAATCTTTCGAGCCGGAGGAAATGGAAGAGGATGTAATCTTCAAGGCACCGGAACGGTGGGGGCTGGATGAGCAAGTGAAATTCATCGCTACGGGCCTGGAGTCCTCACACGGTAACGCGGACTCACTCTATCTTCGGATGCCCGAGGCTATCACGGCGAAGCTGAGCAGCGATCTTGCCTCCAGTGAGCTGAATTCCATTACCTCCTGGTTGAATGTCATGTTGCGGATGGCCCTGCAAGTGGATGGGGCACAAGGTACGGAGGTGCTCATTTCGGCGGTTCGGCAGGCGAAGGCGGCAGGTCGCGAGGCCGTCAAAGAACATCTGAGAGCCGTGTGGTTTGAGGAGGGTACCGTAAACCCCGTCGTCGACCAGGTCCTCGAAGAACCTCGGTGCGAATGGGCGCACAAGCAGTATGTCACAGCAACGGAGCAGACGAGAGGCTGTCACTTCCGCATCGACGCGTTGCCGGGCGCGGGGCAATTCGCCGATGACGCCGTGCTGGCCGAGCTTTTTCGCACGGGCGACCCGGACCTCGAGGTGGCCAAGATGTTGGCGGCCTTGAACACGGAGGAAGGTACGAAGTTGCTGTTCGAAGCGGCCCGGGGCTCGCTGGACCAGGACGGAGGGCAGGCGCGCAATGGTCGCCAGGAAATGGCGCTCATGGCCCTCCGCCACACCAGCGGGCCGACGTTGGCGGGACTGTATCGCGAGATTTTCGCCCAGCACCGCGACGCGCTGAACGAGCGAGAGCTGTCGAGTTGCCTCGTGGGCCTGTGGACGCTCAACGATCCCCGTACGGACACGTTGGTCCGGCAGATGGAGGGGCACTGTCTTGAGTACCAAATGCCGTCGGCGGCCTCTCTCGCGAGGAACCTGCTGGTCAATCGCCTGCGCACGAGGCCGCCGGTGGTCAACAAGGGCATGACCCTCGCCGATTTGGAGCGGGAAATGGGAGGTATGGGTATCATCGAGAATCGCCTGAGCGCCGGGGCGGAAGAGGTCGTCCAGTACGGATGGGCGAGCGGCACGGCCACGGTGAAAGGCGATGTCGTGGTGAAGTGGAAGCCGACGCGCAGTTGA
- a CDS encoding cupin domain-containing protein: MSAASALVRHEGHTPRERSACGWRDRLISHEDAPLHPAAWAHAVDIDGAKLHFHKVATELYYVLEGEGTVTLDGEAHAVQKGSLVHIPPGVVHGAKGKMRVLVVGIPDIADGDYFEA; the protein is encoded by the coding sequence ATGAGCGCCGCAAGCGCACTTGTCCGCCACGAGGGCCACACGCCGCGAGAGCGCAGCGCCTGCGGCTGGCGCGACCGCCTCATCAGCCATGAAGATGCGCCGCTGCACCCGGCGGCCTGGGCCCACGCGGTGGACATCGACGGCGCCAAACTCCATTTCCACAAGGTGGCCACGGAGCTGTATTACGTGCTGGAGGGCGAGGGGACCGTCACCCTGGATGGCGAAGCGCACGCGGTGCAAAAAGGCTCCCTCGTCCATATACCGCCGGGCGTCGTCCATGGCGCGAAGGGAAAGATGCGCGTGCTGGTGGTGGGGATTCCCGACATCGCAGATGGAGACTATTTTGAGGCCTGA